A stretch of Bacillus pseudomycoides DNA encodes these proteins:
- the sspF gene encoding acid-soluble spore protein SspF, whose amino-acid sequence MSRRRGVMSNQFKEELAKELGFYDVVQKEGWGGIRAKDAGNMVKRAIEIAEQQLMKQNQ is encoded by the coding sequence TTGAGTAGACGAAGAGGAGTCATGTCAAATCAGTTTAAAGAAGAGCTTGCAAAAGAGCTTGGATTTTATGATGTTGTTCAGAAAGAAGGATGGGGCGGAATTCGTGCGAAAGATGCTGGTAACATGGTAAAACGGGCCATTGAGATTGCAGAGCAGCAATTAATGAAACAAAACCAGTAG
- a CDS encoding AbrB/MazE/SpoVT family DNA-binding domain-containing protein — MKSTGIVRKVDELGRVVIPIELRRTLGIAEKDALEIYVDDEKIILKKYKPNMTCQVTGEVSDGNLSLAEGKIILSKEGAEQVLNELQQYIQAAK; from the coding sequence ATGAAATCTACTGGTATCGTTCGTAAAGTTGATGAATTAGGCCGTGTTGTAATTCCAATTGAATTACGTCGTACATTAGGTATTGCTGAAAAGGATGCTCTTGAAATTTACGTTGATGACGAAAAAATCATCCTAAAAAAATATAAACCAAACATGACTTGCCAAGTAACTGGTGAAGTATCTGATGGTAACCTTTCTTTAGCTGAAGGTAAAATTATTTTAAGCAAAGAAGGCGCTGAACAAGTTTTAAACGAACTTCAACAGTATATTCAAGCAGCAAAATAA
- a CDS encoding GIY-YIG nuclease family protein: MEKNKHYFYVVECSDKSYYAGYTNNLEKRIQTHNNGKGARYTRARLPVVLKYVEVHEEKTTAMQAEYHFKQLKRKEKEEYMQKGERYVAAKKLSSK, translated from the coding sequence ATGGAGAAAAATAAACATTATTTTTACGTAGTCGAATGCTCAGATAAGAGTTATTATGCAGGGTATACAAATAATTTAGAGAAACGAATTCAAACTCATAATAACGGGAAGGGAGCGCGTTATACTCGTGCTAGGCTTCCTGTCGTTTTAAAGTATGTAGAGGTTCATGAAGAAAAAACGACAGCTATGCAAGCTGAATATCATTTTAAACAGTTAAAGCGAAAAGAAAAAGAAGAATATATGCAAAAAGGAGAACGCTATGTGGCAGCAAAAAAGCTTTCAAGCAAATGA
- the spoVG gene encoding septation regulator SpoVG, which translates to MEVTDVRLRRVNTEGRMRAIASITLDHEFVVHDIRVIDGNNGLFVAMPSKRTPDGEFRDIAHPINSNTRSKIQDAVLTEYHRLGELEEVEFEEAGAS; encoded by the coding sequence ATGGAAGTGACTGACGTAAGATTACGCCGCGTAAACACAGAAGGCCGTATGAGAGCGATTGCCTCTATTACTCTAGACCATGAATTTGTTGTTCATGATATTCGTGTAATTGATGGCAATAACGGATTATTTGTAGCAATGCCAAGTAAACGTACTCCAGATGGGGAGTTCCGTGATATTGCGCATCCGATTAATTCTAATACACGCTCTAAAATTCAAGATGCGGTTTTAACTGAGTATCACCGTTTAGGCGAGTTAGAAGAAGTTGAGTTTGAAGAAGCAGGAGCTTCGTAA
- the purR gene encoding pur operon repressor — MKIRRSTRLVDMTYYLLQNPRQLVSLTFFAERYQSAKSSISEDLVIIKQTFEQQGVGTLQTIPGAAGGVKYIPYISEEEADLIINELCSLFENPDRILPGGYLYMTDLLSNPRYINGAGRLFASVFARQPIDAVMTVATKGIPLAYAVANYLDVPVVVARKDNKVTEGPTVSINYVSGSSKRIQTMTLAKRSLPEGANVLIVDDFMKAGGTIQGMISMLEEFNANVVGIGVLVESTDIEERLISNFVSLIRLSEVDIKEKTIQVEKGNYSLAPFDEGLVEAE; from the coding sequence GTGAAAATTAGACGGAGTACAAGACTAGTCGATATGACTTACTATTTATTGCAAAATCCTCGTCAGTTAGTTTCTCTCACTTTTTTTGCTGAACGGTATCAATCAGCTAAGTCTTCTATTAGTGAAGACTTAGTTATTATTAAGCAAACGTTTGAGCAACAAGGGGTCGGCACATTGCAAACGATACCAGGGGCAGCAGGAGGAGTGAAATATATTCCATATATTAGTGAGGAAGAAGCAGATCTGATTATTAATGAGCTTTGCAGTTTATTTGAGAATCCAGATCGTATCCTTCCGGGTGGATACTTATATATGACAGATCTTTTAAGTAATCCGCGTTATATTAATGGAGCGGGTCGCCTATTTGCTTCTGTATTTGCAAGACAACCAATTGACGCAGTTATGACGGTAGCAACAAAAGGAATTCCGCTTGCATATGCGGTAGCGAACTATTTAGATGTACCGGTGGTAGTTGCAAGAAAAGATAATAAGGTAACAGAAGGACCGACAGTTAGTATTAATTATGTATCAGGTTCATCTAAGCGCATTCAAACAATGACTTTAGCAAAGCGTAGTCTTCCAGAAGGCGCTAATGTTTTAATTGTCGATGACTTTATGAAGGCTGGAGGCACAATTCAAGGCATGATTAGTATGCTAGAGGAATTTAATGCCAATGTCGTTGGGATTGGTGTGTTAGTAGAATCAACAGATATTGAAGAAAGACTGATTAGTAACTTTGTTTCTTTAATCCGTTTATCAGAAGTGGATATTAAGGAGAAAACAATTCAAGTGGAGAAGGGGAATTATTCACTTGCACCATTTGACGAAGGGCTTGTAGAAGCTGAATAA
- the rsmI gene encoding 16S rRNA (cytidine(1402)-2'-O)-methyltransferase — protein sequence MWQQKSFQANEKGVLYLVPTPIGNLEDMTFRSIRILKEADIIAAEDTRQTKKLCNYFEIETPVMSYHEHNKEVSGQKILDKLEDGKTVALVSDAGMPCISDPGYDIVVAAVEEQYHVIPLPGANAALTALIASGLETRHFYFYGFLQRNKKERKAELEKLRYVPTTMMFYEAPHRLDDTLISMKEVLGNREIVLCRELTKKFEEFIRGSVEEAIEWTKQNEVRGEFCILVSGSKEEAAPEEQWWESISVYDHIEHYINEKGMSSKDAIKKVAKDRDLSKRDVYQIYHVDKK from the coding sequence ATGTGGCAGCAAAAAAGCTTTCAAGCAAATGAAAAGGGAGTCTTATATTTAGTTCCAACACCGATTGGTAATTTAGAAGATATGACGTTTCGTTCAATTCGGATATTGAAAGAGGCTGATATCATTGCTGCTGAAGATACGCGGCAGACGAAAAAGCTTTGTAATTATTTTGAAATTGAAACACCAGTTATGAGTTATCATGAGCACAATAAGGAAGTAAGCGGACAGAAAATTTTAGATAAGCTAGAAGATGGAAAAACAGTAGCTCTTGTAAGTGATGCAGGTATGCCGTGTATTTCTGATCCAGGCTACGACATTGTTGTAGCAGCTGTAGAGGAGCAATATCATGTTATTCCACTTCCAGGGGCAAACGCCGCCCTTACAGCGTTAATTGCATCAGGATTAGAAACGAGACATTTCTACTTTTATGGATTTTTACAAAGAAATAAAAAAGAACGTAAAGCGGAATTAGAAAAGCTTCGCTATGTTCCAACTACAATGATGTTTTATGAAGCGCCGCATCGGTTAGATGATACGCTAATTTCTATGAAAGAAGTACTTGGAAATAGAGAGATTGTATTGTGCCGAGAGCTAACGAAAAAATTTGAGGAATTTATTCGTGGATCGGTAGAAGAAGCCATTGAATGGACAAAACAAAATGAAGTTCGTGGTGAATTTTGTATATTGGTATCTGGATCAAAAGAGGAAGCTGCTCCAGAGGAACAATGGTGGGAATCTATATCAGTATATGATCATATCGAACATTATATAAACGAGAAAGGAATGTCTTCAAAGGATGCAATTAAAAAAGTTGCAAAAGATCGAGATTTGTCGAAACGAGACGTCTATCAAATCTATCATGTCGATAAAAAATAA
- the yabG gene encoding sporulation peptidase YabG yields MAVHVGDLVERQSYNRDILFRITEIKGEIAILFGEEVRLIADAPLEDLISIDQREYKKRAKREKETMEQTYRLFHQDYVLMKQRHEHNSTGGYTSEVNYFQMPGRVLHIDGDPLYLRKCLDLYTKIGVPVQGIHCKETEMHEKVVDLIDHFRPDILVITGHDAYTKSKGVMGDLAAYRHSRHFVQAVREVRKKYPSLDQLVIFAGACQSHFEALIRAGANFASSPSRINIHALDPVYVVGKISFTSFMERVNVWDVVRNTITGQKGLGGIETRGLLRTGLPFQYYEE; encoded by the coding sequence ATGGCTGTACATGTTGGAGATTTAGTAGAGCGACAGTCTTATAATCGAGATATTCTTTTTCGCATTACAGAAATAAAAGGTGAGATTGCAATATTGTTTGGAGAAGAAGTTAGGCTTATAGCAGATGCACCGCTTGAAGATTTAATTAGTATTGATCAGAGAGAGTATAAAAAAAGAGCAAAGCGTGAAAAAGAAACGATGGAACAAACATATCGATTGTTTCATCAGGACTACGTTTTAATGAAACAACGTCATGAACATAATTCTACAGGTGGATATACGAGTGAAGTTAATTATTTTCAAATGCCAGGTAGGGTTTTGCATATAGATGGAGACCCATTATATTTAAGAAAATGCTTAGATTTATATACAAAGATAGGTGTTCCCGTTCAAGGGATACATTGTAAAGAAACAGAAATGCATGAAAAGGTAGTCGATTTAATCGATCACTTTCGTCCAGATATTTTAGTAATTACAGGACATGATGCATACACGAAATCAAAAGGAGTTATGGGAGATTTAGCGGCTTACCGTCATTCTCGGCATTTTGTACAGGCTGTTCGGGAGGTAAGGAAAAAATACCCTTCTTTAGATCAGTTGGTCATTTTTGCTGGGGCATGTCAGTCTCATTTTGAAGCCTTAATTCGAGCTGGTGCTAATTTTGCTAGTTCACCATCGCGTATTAATATTCATGCATTGGATCCAGTATATGTAGTAGGTAAGATTAGTTTTACTTCATTTATGGAGCGCGTAAACGTATGGGATGTCGTTCGAAATACTATTACTGGGCAAAAAGGACTTGGTGGTATTGAGACCCGGGGACTTTTACGAACAGGGTTACCTTTTCAATATTATGAAGAGTAA
- a CDS encoding RidA family protein: MKVVQTNQAPQAIGPYSQGIIVNNMFYSSGQIPLTAGGELVTGDVKVQTEQVFQNLQAVLEEAGASFDTVIKTTVFLKDMDDFNDVNEVYGTYFSTHKPARSCVQVAKLPKDVSVEIEVIALIK; the protein is encoded by the coding sequence ATGAAAGTAGTTCAAACAAATCAAGCACCGCAAGCAATTGGTCCATATTCACAAGGAATTATCGTGAATAATATGTTCTATAGCTCAGGACAAATTCCGTTAACAGCAGGTGGAGAGCTTGTAACAGGTGATGTAAAAGTACAAACGGAACAAGTATTTCAAAACTTGCAGGCTGTATTAGAAGAAGCAGGAGCATCATTTGATACAGTTATAAAAACAACTGTATTTTTAAAAGATATGGATGACTTTAATGATGTAAACGAAGTATATGGAACATATTTTTCTACACATAAACCAGCTCGTTCTTGTGTACAAGTTGCAAAATTACCGAAAGATGTTTCCGTCGAAATTGAAGTAATTGCCCTTATAAAATAA
- a CDS encoding tRNA1(Val) (adenine(37)-N6)-methyltransferase, protein MHLYEDERLDYLLAEEMKIIQSPSVFNFSLDAVLLSNFAWVPIQKGNLLDLCTGNAVIPLLLSTRTKGTITGVEIQERLYDMGIRSVQYNKLEERIHLIHGDLKDMPERLGRHQYDVVTCNPPYFQTPKTSEKNMNEHLAIARHEIMCTLEDVIYASSQLVKQGGKVAFVHRPGRLLDIVTLMRKYKIEPKRVQFVYPKAGKEANTLLIEGIKDGNADLKILPPLFVYEENNEYTKELRSILYGEK, encoded by the coding sequence ATGCACTTATATGAAGATGAACGTTTAGATTATTTACTAGCGGAAGAAATGAAAATTATTCAAAGCCCATCTGTGTTTAATTTTTCTTTAGACGCAGTATTACTTTCAAATTTTGCGTGGGTTCCGATTCAAAAGGGGAATTTACTTGATTTATGTACAGGAAATGCCGTTATTCCGCTTTTATTAAGTACAAGAACAAAAGGTACGATTACAGGTGTAGAAATTCAAGAGCGTTTATATGATATGGGAATCAGGAGCGTTCAGTATAACAAATTGGAAGAACGGATTCATTTAATTCATGGAGATTTAAAAGATATGCCTGAAAGGCTGGGGCGTCATCAATATGATGTTGTAACATGTAACCCTCCCTACTTTCAAACACCAAAGACATCTGAGAAAAATATGAATGAACATTTGGCCATAGCTCGTCATGAAATTATGTGCACATTAGAAGATGTCATATATGCTAGTAGTCAGCTTGTAAAGCAAGGTGGAAAGGTAGCGTTTGTTCATCGACCAGGTCGATTACTTGATATTGTAACATTAATGAGAAAATATAAGATTGAACCAAAGCGGGTGCAGTTTGTATATCCAAAGGCAGGGAAAGAAGCAAATACGCTACTAATAGAAGGAATTAAAGATGGAAATGCAGATTTAAAAATTTTACCGCCTCTTTTTGTATATGAGGAAAATAATGAGTATACAAAGGAGCTTCGTTCGATCTTATATGGAGAAAAATAA
- the rsmA gene encoding 16S rRNA (adenine(1518)-N(6)/adenine(1519)-N(6))-dimethyltransferase RsmA yields the protein MKDIATPNRTKDIVEKYGFSFKKSLGQNFLIDTNVLNRIVDYAEIGSESGAIEIGPGIGALTEQLAKRAKKVVAFEIDQRLLPILDETLAPYGNVTVINKDVLKADVHQVFGEQFEEGQDVMVVANLPYYVTTPILFKLLEEKLPVRGFVVMMQKEVGDRLAAKPGTKDYGSLSIAIQYYTEVETVMTVPRTVFVPQPNVDSAVIRLLKRPKPIVEVKDEKFFFEVVRASFAQRRKTLMNNLSNNLNGFPKDKELLERILTEVGIDPKRRGETLSIEEFAALSNALVSYKQ from the coding sequence ATGAAGGATATCGCAACGCCGAATCGTACGAAAGATATTGTTGAAAAGTACGGATTTTCATTCAAAAAGAGTTTAGGACAAAATTTTTTAATTGATACAAACGTATTAAATCGTATTGTCGATTATGCAGAAATCGGATCAGAGAGCGGAGCTATTGAAATTGGTCCTGGTATTGGAGCATTAACAGAACAATTAGCAAAACGTGCTAAAAAGGTAGTAGCTTTTGAAATTGATCAAAGATTATTGCCAATTTTAGATGAGACGTTAGCTCCTTATGGGAATGTGACGGTTATTAATAAGGATGTTTTAAAGGCAGATGTGCATCAAGTATTTGGAGAGCAATTTGAAGAAGGGCAAGACGTGATGGTAGTAGCTAATTTACCTTATTATGTTACAACGCCAATTTTATTTAAATTGCTCGAAGAAAAGCTACCAGTTCGCGGATTTGTTGTTATGATGCAGAAGGAAGTAGGTGATCGTTTAGCGGCGAAACCAGGAACGAAAGATTACGGTTCTTTATCTATCGCAATCCAGTACTATACAGAAGTAGAAACAGTGATGACAGTTCCTCGTACTGTATTTGTACCACAACCAAATGTGGATTCTGCAGTTATTCGTCTTTTAAAACGTCCCAAACCAATTGTAGAAGTGAAAGATGAGAAGTTTTTCTTTGAGGTAGTAAGAGCAAGCTTTGCACAACGTCGTAAAACGTTGATGAATAACTTATCAAATAATCTAAACGGTTTCCCAAAAGATAAGGAGTTATTAGAGCGTATTTTAACAGAAGTAGGCATTGATCCAAAACGACGAGGCGAAACATTATCAATCGAAGAATTTGCAGCGCTAAGTAATGCGTTGGTCTCCTATAAACAATAA
- a CDS encoding TatD family hydrolase, with protein sequence MLFDTHSHLNAEQFKEDLQEVIVRMKEAGVSYTVVVGFDEVTIKKAMELAETYDFIYAAVGWHPVDAIDMTEEHLIWLEELAAHPKVVALGEMGLDYHWDKSPEEVQKEVFRKQIQLAKKVKLPIIIHNRDATQDIVDILAEENAAEVGGIMHCFSGSVEVAKQCIGMNFLISLGGPVTFKNAKKPKEVAMEIPMEKLLIETDCPYLTPHPFRGKRNEPSYVKLVAEEIASLKGISYEEVAKITTENAKGLFGIE encoded by the coding sequence ATGTTGTTTGATACACATTCACATTTAAATGCAGAGCAATTTAAAGAAGATTTACAGGAAGTCATTGTAAGAATGAAAGAAGCTGGGGTTTCATATACAGTTGTAGTTGGTTTTGATGAAGTAACGATAAAAAAGGCAATGGAACTTGCAGAAACGTATGATTTTATTTATGCAGCAGTTGGTTGGCATCCGGTTGATGCAATTGATATGACAGAAGAGCATTTAATTTGGCTAGAAGAGTTAGCAGCACATCCAAAAGTGGTTGCTCTTGGTGAAATGGGATTAGATTATCATTGGGACAAATCTCCGGAAGAAGTACAGAAAGAAGTATTTCGCAAACAAATTCAGTTAGCAAAGAAAGTGAAGTTGCCTATTATTATACACAATCGTGATGCAACGCAAGATATCGTGGATATTCTGGCAGAAGAAAATGCAGCTGAAGTAGGAGGCATTATGCACTGCTTTAGTGGCAGTGTAGAAGTGGCAAAGCAATGTATTGGTATGAATTTCTTAATTTCATTGGGTGGGCCAGTAACTTTCAAAAATGCAAAGAAACCGAAGGAAGTTGCAATGGAAATTCCAATGGAAAAGCTATTGATAGAAACAGATTGTCCATACTTAACACCACATCCGTTTCGTGGTAAACGAAATGAGCCAAGCTATGTGAAACTTGTGGCAGAAGAAATTGCTAGCTTAAAAGGTATTTCGTATGAAGAGGTCGCAAAGATTACTACTGAAAATGCAAAAGGTTTATTTGGTATTGAATAA
- the veg gene encoding biofilm formation stimulator Veg codes for MSKRLDEIKSELDHHLGKRLMLKANSGRRKTVEQSGVLAETYRSVFVVQLDQQEDTLQRVSYSYADVLTETVELTFYDDPHNEVILG; via the coding sequence ATGTCAAAACGTTTAGATGAAATTAAAAGTGAATTAGATCATCACCTTGGGAAGCGCCTTATGTTAAAGGCGAATAGTGGAAGAAGAAAAACAGTGGAACAATCGGGTGTACTAGCAGAAACTTATCGTTCTGTTTTTGTGGTACAGTTAGATCAACAAGAGGATACGCTGCAGCGTGTTTCCTATAGCTATGCAGATGTTTTAACAGAGACAGTGGAATTGACGTTTTATGACGACCCTCATAATGAGGTTATTTTAGGATAA
- the metG gene encoding methionine--tRNA ligase yields MTEEKKTFYITTPIYYPSGKLHIGHAYTTVAGDAMARYKRMQGYDVHYLTGTDEHGQKIQKKAEELQVTPQAYVDNIVAGIKELWEKMDISYDDFIRTTEDRHKEVVEKIFKQLVDQGDIYLDEYEGWYSVQDETFYTEHQLVDPIMEGDKVVGGKSPDSGHAVELVREESYFFRMGKYVDRLLQFYEENPHFIQPESRKNEMINNFIKPGLEDLAVSRTSFDWGVRVPGNPKHVIYVWVDALSNYITALGYGTDNEEKYKKYWPADVHLVGKEIVRFHTIYWPIILMALDLPLPKKIFAHGWILMKDGKMSKSKGNVVDPVTLIDRYGLDALRYYLLREVPFGSDGVFTPEGFVDRINFDLANDLGNLLNRTVAMIDKYFDGEIPAFKENVTEFDETLVAFAQDTLKKVEEAMENMEFSVALSSIWQLVSRTNKYIDETQPWVLAKDENDRDKLASVMAHLGEMLRQTGIMLMPFLTATPSKIFTQLGLTDEAYQSWNSLSTIGCIPAGTKVVKGQPIFPRLEVEVEIEYIKEQMKGSAPKVEEKKEEEPKAEEPKAEEITIDDFFKVELRVAEVIEAEPVKKADKLLKIQLDLGTEKRQVVSGIAKFYTPEELKGKKVICVTNLKPVKLRGELSQGMILAGEENGVLSLATIDQSLPNGTKIK; encoded by the coding sequence ATGACAGAGGAAAAGAAAACCTTTTATATTACTACTCCAATTTATTATCCGAGCGGAAAGCTTCACATTGGACATGCTTATACGACGGTAGCGGGAGATGCAATGGCACGCTACAAACGCATGCAAGGATATGATGTTCATTATTTGACAGGTACTGATGAGCATGGACAAAAGATTCAAAAGAAAGCAGAAGAATTGCAAGTTACACCACAAGCATATGTTGATAACATTGTAGCAGGAATTAAAGAACTGTGGGAGAAAATGGACATTTCTTATGATGATTTTATTCGTACAACGGAAGACCGTCATAAAGAAGTTGTCGAAAAGATTTTTAAACAACTTGTCGATCAAGGTGATATTTATCTTGATGAGTATGAAGGATGGTATTCTGTACAAGATGAAACATTCTATACAGAACACCAGCTTGTTGATCCAATTATGGAAGGTGATAAAGTAGTTGGTGGAAAAAGCCCAGATAGCGGCCATGCTGTAGAACTTGTTCGTGAAGAATCTTATTTCTTTAGAATGGGTAAATATGTAGATCGACTATTACAGTTTTATGAAGAAAATCCACACTTCATCCAACCTGAATCTCGTAAAAATGAAATGATTAATAACTTCATTAAACCAGGTTTAGAAGACTTAGCAGTTTCACGTACTTCTTTTGATTGGGGAGTTCGTGTACCAGGTAACCCAAAACACGTTATTTACGTATGGGTAGATGCATTGTCTAACTACATTACAGCACTAGGGTATGGAACAGATAATGAAGAGAAGTATAAAAAGTACTGGCCAGCAGATGTTCATTTAGTAGGAAAAGAAATTGTTCGCTTCCATACAATTTATTGGCCAATTATTTTAATGGCACTAGATTTACCACTGCCGAAAAAGATATTCGCTCATGGCTGGATCTTAATGAAAGATGGAAAAATGAGTAAATCAAAAGGTAATGTAGTTGATCCTGTTACGTTAATTGATCGTTATGGATTAGATGCACTTCGTTATTATTTACTTCGTGAAGTGCCATTTGGATCAGATGGTGTATTCACACCAGAAGGCTTTGTAGATCGAATTAATTTTGACCTTGCGAACGACTTAGGAAACTTATTAAATCGTACAGTGGCGATGATTGATAAGTATTTTGATGGAGAAATTCCTGCTTTTAAAGAAAATGTAACAGAGTTTGATGAAACGTTAGTAGCATTTGCACAGGATACATTGAAAAAAGTAGAAGAAGCAATGGAGAACATGGAGTTCTCAGTGGCGTTAAGTTCTATTTGGCAATTGGTTAGCCGTACGAATAAATACATTGATGAAACACAACCTTGGGTATTGGCAAAAGATGAGAATGACCGTGATAAACTTGCTTCCGTAATGGCACATCTTGGAGAAATGCTTCGTCAAACAGGTATTATGCTTATGCCATTCTTGACAGCAACACCAAGTAAAATTTTCACGCAACTTGGCCTTACAGATGAAGCGTATCAATCTTGGAATAGCCTTTCTACGATTGGTTGTATTCCTGCTGGTACGAAAGTAGTTAAGGGGCAGCCGATATTCCCACGTCTAGAGGTGGAAGTAGAGATTGAGTATATTAAAGAACAAATGAAAGGTTCTGCTCCTAAAGTGGAAGAGAAGAAGGAAGAAGAACCGAAAGCAGAAGAACCGAAAGCAGAAGAAATTACAATTGATGATTTCTTTAAAGTTGAATTACGTGTAGCAGAAGTAATAGAAGCAGAGCCTGTAAAAAAGGCGGACAAACTGCTAAAGATTCAACTTGATTTAGGCACAGAAAAGCGACAAGTTGTTTCTGGTATTGCTAAATTTTACACACCAGAAGAATTAAAAGGAAAAAAAGTTATTTGTGTAACGAATTTAAAGCCAGTGAAATTACGTGGTGAATTATCACAAGGTATGATTTTAGCAGGCGAAGAAAACGGAGTATTATCGTTAGCGACAATTGATCAAAGTTTACCGAATGGTACAAAAATCAAGTAA
- the rnmV gene encoding ribonuclease M5, whose product MKIKEIIVVEGKDDTVAIKRAVDADTIETNGSAIGDHVIEQVKLAQQKRGVIILTDPDYPGERIRKIISEKVPGCKHAFLPKEEALAKRRKGVGIEHASNEAIRRALENVHEEMEAYTSEISWSDLVDAGLVGGEQAKSRREKMGKLLKIGYTNAKQLHKRLQMFQVSKEAFAEAYKQVLQEEKK is encoded by the coding sequence ATGAAAATTAAAGAGATTATCGTTGTAGAAGGTAAAGATGATACAGTTGCAATTAAGCGTGCTGTTGATGCAGATACAATTGAGACGAACGGTTCAGCAATCGGTGATCATGTCATTGAGCAAGTAAAATTGGCACAGCAAAAACGAGGCGTTATTATTTTGACAGATCCTGATTATCCAGGAGAGCGTATTCGAAAGATTATTTCTGAAAAGGTTCCAGGTTGTAAGCATGCTTTCTTACCGAAAGAAGAGGCACTTGCAAAAAGAAGAAAAGGAGTCGGGATTGAACATGCTTCTAATGAAGCCATTCGCCGTGCTTTAGAAAATGTTCATGAAGAAATGGAAGCTTATACGAGCGAAATTAGTTGGAGTGACTTAGTAGATGCTGGTCTAGTGGGTGGAGAACAGGCAAAAAGTCGTAGAGAAAAAATGGGTAAACTATTAAAGATTGGTTATACAAATGCGAAGCAGTTACATAAACGTTTACAAATGTTTCAAGTTTCAAAAGAAGCATTTGCGGAAGCATATAAACAAGTATTACAGGAGGAAAAGAAATGA
- the ispE gene encoding 4-(cytidine 5'-diphospho)-2-C-methyl-D-erythritol kinase, giving the protein MKLLVKAPAKINLSLDVLGKRQDGYHEVKMIMTTIDLADRLELTELSEDRIEIVSHNRYVPDDQRNLAYQAAKLLKERFQVKKGVSISIEKTIPVAAGLAGGSSDAAATLRGLNKLWNLGLKIDELAELGAEIGSDVSFCVYGGTAIATGRGEKIEHIKTPPSCWVILAKPHIGVSTADVYGNLKLNCVTHPEVEQMVEYINSGDYKGICSAVGNVLEDVTFTMHPEVARIKAQMKRFGADAVLMSGSGPTVFGLAHHDSRMHRIYNGLKGFCEQVYAVRLLGERETLE; this is encoded by the coding sequence TTGAAGCTACTAGTGAAAGCACCAGCCAAGATTAATCTGTCGTTAGATGTACTAGGGAAAAGACAAGACGGTTATCATGAAGTGAAAATGATTATGACAACAATCGATTTAGCAGATCGTTTAGAGCTAACCGAGTTATCAGAAGACCGTATTGAAATTGTATCCCATAATCGGTATGTCCCAGACGACCAACGTAATTTGGCTTATCAAGCAGCGAAATTATTAAAAGAGAGATTTCAAGTGAAGAAAGGCGTGTCTATTTCTATTGAAAAAACAATTCCAGTGGCAGCGGGATTAGCGGGTGGAAGCAGCGATGCAGCCGCTACATTACGAGGACTTAATAAGTTATGGAATTTAGGGTTAAAAATAGATGAACTAGCGGAACTTGGAGCAGAAATTGGATCTGATGTATCCTTTTGTGTATATGGTGGAACAGCGATTGCTACAGGAAGAGGTGAAAAGATTGAACATATAAAGACACCTCCTTCTTGTTGGGTTATTTTAGCTAAGCCTCACATCGGTGTATCTACTGCTGACGTATATGGAAATTTAAAATTAAATTGCGTTACACATCCAGAGGTAGAACAGATGGTTGAGTACATTAATAGTGGTGACTATAAAGGAATTTGTAGTGCCGTTGGAAATGTACTAGAAGATGTGACATTTACGATGCACCCTGAAGTTGCACGTATTAAGGCACAGATGAAGCGCTTTGGTGCAGATGCAGTTTTAATGAGTGGTAGTGGACCAACTGTATTTGGATTAGCACATCATGATTCACGTATGCATCGTATTTATAATGGTTTAAAAGGATTTTGTGAACAAGTATATGCAGTACGTCTATTAGGAGAGCGAGAAACTCTTGAATAA